From a single Capillibacterium thermochitinicola genomic region:
- a CDS encoding AAA family ATPase: MGNVKFDRVRLTGFGPYRETTEFIFTDGLNVYVAPNESGKSTLVAGITALLFGLPQTTDPTVFGQARYLNWDHPLGFEGELFWRVDGESYRLRRNFQNNQISLARLENGEYREIIGGTHNPRAQRRNLRYEEKLKALIGLNSQGLFEATFCLTQPLPEADELDGRVQELLSGTGVGFKYATDQLAKELRELTRFTGRRGVTAKDAFEPRLLEQLAAEIETTRAAIARDRELVDQLEAVRKRLVEKENARGNLEEKLAAQERMLNLWSQWQQLKQNYEAARQVYTQVQKSREQARELDATLRRIEEEKTAYHWGPAVPPETAAILGELEAIVQQKTRLHQGISELEAEKGTVLAADQRTGNVVSGPDWSALGPQPVAVVERRREQAAEALAFWAEWEQLEAAVAENWRVRAEEYSLFEGADPELVETLKVCESRRAYLRSVLENASLKWENAKAERRRLDYRRHLRLVLALGAAAAGGGLAVLWAGGRAGLPLALLAGVLLGAAGGYLAGCLFLPAGLRAQVQQEVVKNEAQVNAAKRAIDEFEARVKPFTDRYPEVAAAVRRWEDLVDEGEELVRRQQELRRRELGAYAGPVAQCPLTAGGLLLNGRWPDLFSFAQVVAPDEDLTCLGELVAWLAEKPARWWQQLQAEATAYEEEQARRRRQEARQEANEEYLAKQRQQLAALAQREEELRGRIDPLLTAAGGDYQEAKRLWANWQELEQKEEKARAALENILAIHRVNSLADLEAKSDDAFLEAQTLLSERQKLVAAHPGLAQLETATEPEAIEAGYARRREEVARAQAELRVLDEEIRRLTMELARLEGQEPVNIARAEEKLTELTARHAEVELTCDALAVAYQELTAAIHDFQSTYRRRLAAATTEYYRGITGFSGRRVELDEAFRVTVSIDGRPVAPGQLSHGARDQLYIALRLGIADLLATEAVLPFVFDDPFLNCDAERLNKIRASLQLLAAERQVILLSHRVDFAAWGEELVVRRLS; encoded by the coding sequence GTGGGGAACGTTAAGTTTGACCGGGTACGTTTGACCGGGTTCGGTCCCTACCGGGAAACTACAGAATTTATCTTCACCGATGGGCTTAACGTCTACGTGGCCCCCAACGAGTCCGGAAAATCAACTTTGGTCGCCGGGATCACTGCTTTGCTCTTCGGTTTACCCCAGACTACCGACCCCACGGTTTTTGGGCAAGCCCGTTACCTGAACTGGGATCACCCCCTTGGTTTCGAGGGCGAGTTGTTCTGGCGGGTTGACGGGGAAAGCTACCGCCTGCGGCGGAACTTTCAAAACAACCAGATCTCCCTCGCCCGGCTGGAAAACGGTGAGTACCGGGAGATCATCGGTGGAACCCATAATCCCCGGGCCCAGCGGCGTAACCTGCGTTATGAGGAGAAACTGAAAGCATTAATTGGCCTCAATTCCCAGGGCTTGTTTGAAGCTACTTTTTGTCTGACCCAACCGCTCCCGGAGGCCGATGAGCTGGACGGCCGGGTCCAAGAGTTGCTTTCCGGTACCGGGGTGGGGTTTAAGTATGCCACCGACCAACTGGCCAAGGAGTTACGGGAGCTCACCCGTTTCACCGGCCGCCGGGGTGTGACGGCCAAGGATGCTTTTGAACCCCGCCTCTTGGAACAGTTGGCGGCGGAGATTGAAACGACGAGAGCGGCGATTGCGCGGGACCGGGAGCTTGTCGACCAGTTGGAAGCGGTCCGGAAGCGGTTGGTGGAAAAGGAGAACGCCCGGGGGAATCTGGAGGAAAAACTGGCGGCGCAGGAACGGATGTTAAACCTCTGGAGCCAGTGGCAGCAATTGAAGCAGAATTACGAGGCGGCGCGGCAGGTCTATACCCAGGTGCAGAAGAGTAGGGAACAAGCGCGGGAGTTAGATGCGACGCTGCGCCGGATCGAGGAAGAAAAGACCGCTTATCACTGGGGGCCGGCTGTACCGCCCGAAACGGCGGCGATCCTTGGTGAACTGGAGGCCATCGTTCAGCAAAAGACCCGGCTGCACCAGGGGATTTCCGAGTTGGAAGCAGAAAAGGGCACCGTCCTGGCGGCCGACCAGAGGACCGGTAATGTCGTTTCCGGTCCGGACTGGTCAGCCCTGGGGCCCCAGCCCGTGGCGGTAGTGGAGAGGCGCCGCGAGCAAGCGGCGGAGGCGCTCGCCTTCTGGGCCGAATGGGAGCAGTTGGAAGCGGCGGTGGCCGAGAACTGGCGGGTCCGGGCGGAAGAGTACTCATTGTTTGAAGGGGCCGATCCGGAACTTGTTGAAACGTTAAAAGTTTGTGAGTCCCGGCGGGCCTATCTCCGTTCCGTGTTGGAAAATGCCTCTTTGAAATGGGAAAACGCGAAAGCGGAACGAAGACGGCTTGACTACCGGCGGCACCTCCGGCTGGTTTTGGCGCTCGGTGCCGCGGCCGCCGGTGGTGGGCTGGCCGTCCTTTGGGCCGGCGGGCGTGCCGGCCTCCCCCTCGCGTTGCTGGCCGGTGTGCTGCTCGGTGCCGCCGGCGGTTATCTGGCGGGTTGTCTGTTCCTTCCCGCTGGGTTACGGGCGCAGGTCCAGCAGGAAGTGGTGAAGAATGAGGCGCAGGTTAATGCGGCTAAGCGCGCGATCGATGAATTCGAAGCACGGGTTAAACCATTTACGGACCGCTACCCGGAGGTGGCGGCCGCCGTCCGCCGGTGGGAAGATTTGGTGGACGAAGGTGAAGAACTGGTCCGCCGGCAACAGGAGTTACGCCGCCGGGAGCTGGGGGCCTACGCCGGCCCGGTGGCGCAGTGTCCCTTGACAGCCGGTGGGTTGCTTTTGAACGGGCGCTGGCCCGATTTGTTCTCCTTCGCGCAGGTGGTGGCCCCGGACGAAGATTTGACCTGTCTGGGCGAACTGGTGGCCTGGCTGGCGGAGAAACCGGCCCGTTGGTGGCAGCAGTTACAGGCGGAAGCCACTGCTTATGAAGAGGAACAGGCCCGGCGGCGCCGGCAGGAGGCCCGGCAGGAGGCCAACGAAGAGTATCTGGCAAAACAACGGCAGCAACTGGCCGCCTTGGCGCAAAGGGAAGAAGAATTACGGGGCCGGATCGACCCGCTCCTGACGGCGGCGGGCGGCGATTACCAGGAGGCGAAAAGGCTTTGGGCCAACTGGCAGGAGCTGGAGCAAAAAGAGGAGAAAGCCCGTGCCGCCCTGGAGAACATCCTGGCGATCCATAGGGTTAATTCCTTGGCGGATCTGGAAGCCAAAAGCGATGACGCGTTCCTGGAGGCGCAAACGCTCCTCAGTGAACGCCAGAAGTTGGTCGCGGCCCACCCGGGCCTCGCCCAACTGGAAACCGCCACCGAACCGGAGGCGATTGAGGCCGGTTATGCCCGGCGGCGGGAAGAAGTTGCCCGCGCCCAGGCTGAATTGCGCGTCCTTGATGAGGAGATTCGCCGGCTCACCATGGAGCTGGCCCGGCTGGAAGGCCAGGAACCGGTGAACATCGCCCGGGCCGAGGAAAAATTGACGGAGCTTACGGCGCGCCATGCGGAGGTTGAACTGACTTGCGACGCCCTTGCCGTCGCTTATCAGGAATTGACCGCTGCGATCCATGATTTTCAGAGCACTTACCGCCGCCGCCTGGCCGCGGCGACCACCGAATATTACCGGGGCATCACCGGGTTCAGTGGACGCCGGGTGGAACTGGATGAAGCCTTCCGCGTGACCGTGTCCATCGACGGACGGCCGGTGGCGCCGGGCCAACTGAGCCACGGGGCCCGCGACCAGTTGTATATCGCCCTGCGCCTGGGCATTGCCGATCTTTTGGCCACCGAGGCGGTTTTGCCTTTTGTTTTCGATGATCCGTTTTTAAACTGCGATGCGGAGCGTTTGAACAAAATCCGTGCTTCATTGCAGCTGCTGGC
- a CDS encoding metallophosphoesterase family protein encodes MKKRRGSMARIRCLHLADLHLGWAPRDWGGREAERQQERDSLLRKAVDLALDPAAQIQLVLIVGDLFESHRPPADLVAGVLAELERLVRAGLQVVTVPGNHDEITYHDSVYRKYGREWPGLLVTNPHPERIGVLTLGGTPCYLYSLAYTGGLTGGTEPLRDFPRGTEDGLHVAIFHGSLDWMAGERSLPLSTQGLAEAGYDYVALGHLHQHQVKTVGNTLFVYPGMVEGKNLSDPGTGFFTVVELGAGAPRVDKIPAPVRPYRQVTLDVTGMDDGRLGEEIKKMADPEAVVDFRLTGVLSFLPDWALLTEQLKRQYFYCEVRDETAFLDPAILEKWAEEPTLRGAFLQRMLRRMAAAATPEEQRRNYLAMAKGIAALQGGKARGER; translated from the coding sequence GTGAAAAAACGGAGGGGTTCGATGGCGCGGATTCGCTGCCTGCATTTGGCCGATCTCCACCTCGGCTGGGCACCCCGGGACTGGGGGGGCCGGGAGGCCGAACGGCAACAGGAACGGGATAGCTTATTAAGAAAAGCCGTTGATCTGGCCCTTGATCCGGCGGCCCAGATCCAATTGGTTTTGATTGTCGGCGACCTCTTTGAGTCCCATCGCCCGCCGGCGGACCTGGTCGCCGGCGTCCTGGCGGAACTGGAACGGCTGGTGCGCGCCGGACTTCAAGTGGTGACGGTACCCGGGAATCATGATGAGATTACCTACCACGATTCGGTGTATCGTAAGTACGGCCGGGAGTGGCCGGGCCTTTTGGTGACCAACCCGCACCCGGAACGGATTGGGGTGCTGACCCTTGGCGGAACACCCTGTTATCTCTATAGTCTGGCCTATACCGGCGGTTTAACCGGGGGAACGGAGCCGCTTCGGGATTTTCCCCGGGGCACGGAAGATGGGCTGCACGTGGCGATCTTCCATGGCTCATTGGACTGGATGGCCGGCGAGCGCAGTCTTCCCCTGTCGACGCAGGGCTTGGCGGAGGCCGGTTATGACTATGTGGCACTTGGTCATCTCCATCAACATCAGGTTAAAACAGTAGGCAATACCTTGTTTGTCTACCCGGGCATGGTCGAGGGAAAGAACTTGAGCGACCCGGGAACCGGATTCTTTACCGTGGTCGAGCTAGGCGCAGGTGCGCCGCGGGTTGACAAAATACCGGCGCCGGTCCGGCCTTACCGGCAGGTGACGCTGGATGTGACCGGAATGGACGATGGCCGATTGGGAGAGGAAATAAAAAAGATGGCCGATCCCGAGGCCGTGGTGGATTTTCGGCTCACCGGGGTCCTTTCGTTCTTACCCGATTGGGCGCTCCTGACGGAGCAACTGAAGCGACAATATTTTTACTGCGAAGTACGGGATGAGACCGCCTTTCTTGATCCGGCCATCCTCGAAAAGTGGGCCGAAGAACCGACTTTACGGGGGGCTTTTTTACAGCGGATGTTAAGACGGATGGCGGCGGCCGCCACCCCGGAAGAACAGCGCCGCAACTATCTGGCCATGGCAAAAGGCATTGCGGCTTTACAAGGGGGGAAAGCCCGTGGGGAACGTTAA